A stretch of the Vagococcus xieshaowenii genome encodes the following:
- a CDS encoding YpiB family protein has protein sequence MIPTDDKKLFLTWVLQNIRFKDREAYWLLNYIVTHDNVLKKVRIVEHVEKTPRGIKFSDLKQKEPAFQMFKHQLVFEHGEQIFHEIRSNLLFDLFLEFNFEEGWKNEALLSVLEDNPYAPWNEQVAKGERHTVLNELEATFNEQVLREAIDLALEQGDIARFESLSECLNTKTKAKTK, from the coding sequence ATGATTCCTACTGATGATAAAAAGTTATTTTTAACGTGGGTGCTTCAAAATATTCGATTTAAGGATAGAGAAGCTTATTGGTTATTGAATTATATTGTGACACATGACAATGTATTAAAGAAAGTAAGAATCGTTGAACACGTCGAAAAGACACCTAGAGGAATTAAATTTTCAGATTTGAAGCAAAAAGAACCGGCATTTCAAATGTTTAAACATCAGCTTGTATTTGAACATGGAGAACAAATTTTTCATGAAATTCGTTCTAACTTATTGTTTGATTTATTTTTAGAATTTAATTTTGAAGAGGGTTGGAAAAACGAAGCGTTACTAAGCGTTTTAGAAGATAATCCGTATGCGCCTTGGAATGAGCAAGTAGCAAAAGGCGAACGACATACGGTATTAAATGAACTTGAAGCTACTTTTAATGAACAAGTACTTCGTGAGGCAATTGATCTTGCACTTGAACAAGGTGACATTGCAAGGTTCGAGTCACTATCGGAATGTTTGAATACTAAAACAAAAGCTAAGACAAAATAA
- a CDS encoding tetratricopeptide repeat protein: protein MTTYSEQMLAAIQENDYVEAELLLEKALKFDDHELLGVLGDELFRMGFIDEAKKIFIFLLDTNKVETSTYISLAEIAIEEDKIDDALEYLSKVSKEDELYPASLLVAADLYFTIQIPETAEAKLKEALQLMPNEPTILFALAELSLETDQFAKAVNYYKQLSNLGIEDFAQTRIPKQLATALSHMGEFDEAVELFEKELKENRSDDVLHSLALLYIQTGENEKAIALLEEIRLLGSTYLNVYVPLVSALIDENRLEEADAMIKAGLKENPYDVSLYHLGSDFAYKYHRLDEAEEYLINALKIEEDKELTLIKLSNLYIAQEEFEEVVALLEDQQDLMNVQGHWSLAQAYYGLEQYEDANIQYHRAYEGLDDEPDFLREYGLFLREEGNLAEAQVVLEQYLEYFPDDMEIQHLLVE from the coding sequence ATGACAACATATAGTGAACAAATGTTAGCCGCTATTCAAGAAAACGACTACGTTGAAGCGGAATTATTATTAGAAAAAGCCTTAAAATTTGATGATCATGAATTATTAGGCGTATTAGGTGATGAACTTTTTAGAATGGGTTTTATTGATGAAGCCAAAAAAATATTTATTTTCCTATTAGATACCAATAAAGTTGAAACAAGTACGTATATTTCCTTAGCAGAAATTGCAATTGAAGAGGATAAAATTGATGATGCGTTGGAGTATTTAAGCAAAGTATCAAAGGAAGATGAATTATATCCGGCAAGTTTGCTCGTGGCAGCAGATTTGTATTTTACTATTCAAATCCCTGAAACAGCAGAGGCTAAGTTAAAAGAAGCTTTACAATTAATGCCAAATGAGCCAACTATTCTGTTTGCTTTAGCTGAATTATCGCTAGAAACTGATCAATTTGCTAAAGCAGTTAACTACTACAAACAATTATCAAACTTGGGAATTGAAGACTTCGCTCAAACAAGAATTCCTAAACAATTAGCGACTGCGTTAAGTCATATGGGTGAGTTTGATGAGGCTGTTGAACTTTTTGAAAAAGAACTTAAAGAAAATCGTTCGGATGATGTGCTTCATTCATTGGCATTGTTATATATTCAAACTGGTGAAAATGAAAAGGCTATTGCCTTACTAGAAGAGATTCGTTTGTTAGGTTCTACGTATCTTAATGTCTATGTACCACTGGTGAGTGCGTTGATTGACGAAAATCGTCTCGAAGAAGCAGACGCAATGATTAAAGCAGGGTTGAAAGAAAATCCTTATGATGTGTCACTTTATCATTTAGGATCAGATTTTGCTTATAAGTACCATCGATTAGATGAAGCAGAAGAATATTTGATTAATGCCTTAAAAATTGAAGAAGATAAAGAACTAACGTTGATCAAATTAAGTAACTTATATATTGCGCAAGAAGAATTTGAAGAAGTGGTTGCATTATTAGAAGATCAACAAGACTTAATGAACGTACAAGGGCACTGGAGCCTTGCTCAGGCGTATTACGGGTTAGAACAATATGAAGATGCGAATATCCAGTATCACCGTGCTTACGAAGGCTTAGACGATGAACCAGACTTTTTGAGAGAATATGGATTATTCTTAAGAGAAGAAGGCAATTTAGCCGAAGCACAAGTTGTCTTAGAGCAATATCTAGAGTACTTCCCTGATGATATGGAGATACAACATTTATTGGTAGAATAA
- a CDS encoding HU family DNA-binding protein: MANKAELIEKVVEKTNLTKKDATVAVDAVFSSVQDFLAEGEKVQVIGFGNFEVRDRAERKGRNPQTGEEISIPASKVPAFKPGKALKDAVK; encoded by the coding sequence ATGGCAAACAAAGCAGAATTAATCGAAAAAGTTGTTGAGAAAACAAACTTAACTAAGAAAGACGCTACAGTAGCTGTAGATGCAGTATTTTCATCAGTTCAAGATTTTCTAGCTGAAGGTGAAAAAGTACAAGTTATCGGTTTTGGTAACTTTGAAGTACGTGACCGCGCAGAACGCAAAGGTCGTAACCCTCAAACAGGTGAAGAAATCAGCATTCCAGCAAGCAAAGTTCCTGCATTTAAACCAGGTAAAGCTTTAAAAGACGCTGTTAAATAA
- the der gene encoding ribosome biogenesis GTPase Der, translated as MANPTIAIVGRPNVGKSTLFNRIAGERISIVEDTPGVTRDRIYAVGEWLGREFSIIDTGGIDLGDEPFMEQIKYQAEIAMEEADVIIMVSSGREGVTDADELVARMLQRSTKPVILAVNKVDNPEMRADIYDFYSLGLGDPYPVSGSHGIGLGDVLDEAVKHFNTEQEEEDEGVIKFSLIGRPNVGKSSLINAILGEERVIVSDVAGTTRDAIDTSFVSDTGQEFLMIDTAGMRKRGKVYESTEKYSVMRAMRAIDRSDVVLMVLNAEEGIREYDKRIAGFAHEAGKGILIVVNKWDTIEKDTHTMKEFEDEIRQEFKYLDYAPLIFVSAKTKQRLNKLPEMIEQISMNQNLRVSSSVLNDIIMDAIAINPTPTDKGKRLKIFYATQVAVKPPTFVVFVNEEELMHFSYNRFLENQIRRAFPFEGTPIHIIPRRRK; from the coding sequence ATGGCAAACCCAACAATTGCAATTGTAGGTAGACCTAACGTAGGGAAATCTACATTGTTTAACCGTATCGCTGGAGAAAGAATTTCCATCGTAGAAGACACACCGGGGGTAACTCGAGATAGAATTTATGCTGTCGGTGAATGGTTAGGAAGAGAATTCAGTATTATTGATACGGGTGGTATCGATCTTGGTGATGAGCCTTTCATGGAACAAATCAAGTATCAAGCTGAAATTGCGATGGAAGAAGCAGATGTAATTATCATGGTATCAAGTGGACGTGAAGGCGTGACTGACGCTGACGAACTTGTTGCACGTATGTTACAACGCTCAACAAAACCCGTTATTTTGGCAGTAAATAAAGTAGATAATCCTGAAATGAGAGCAGATATTTATGATTTTTATTCACTAGGATTAGGTGATCCATATCCAGTATCAGGAAGTCATGGTATTGGACTTGGAGATGTATTAGATGAAGCTGTTAAACACTTTAATACTGAGCAAGAGGAAGAAGATGAAGGGGTAATTAAATTTAGTTTAATTGGTCGTCCTAATGTAGGGAAATCATCTCTTATTAATGCCATTTTAGGTGAAGAACGTGTGATTGTTTCTGATGTTGCGGGTACTACACGTGATGCGATTGATACATCATTTGTATCGGATACTGGTCAAGAATTTTTAATGATTGATACAGCAGGTATGAGGAAACGTGGGAAAGTATACGAATCAACTGAAAAATATAGTGTCATGCGTGCAATGCGTGCGATTGATCGCTCAGACGTTGTTTTAATGGTGCTTAATGCAGAAGAAGGTATTCGTGAATATGATAAACGAATTGCTGGATTCGCTCATGAAGCCGGTAAAGGTATTTTGATTGTTGTTAACAAGTGGGATACGATTGAAAAAGATACGCACACAATGAAAGAATTTGAGGACGAAATTCGTCAAGAATTTAAATACTTAGATTATGCCCCGTTAATTTTTGTTTCAGCTAAAACAAAGCAACGATTAAATAAGTTGCCTGAAATGATTGAACAAATCAGCATGAATCAAAATCTACGTGTCTCTTCATCAGTATTAAATGATATTATCATGGATGCGATTGCGATTAACCCAACGCCTACAGATAAAGGGAAACGTTTGAAGATTTTCTATGCAACACAAGTAGCAGTAAAACCTCCTACTTTCGTTGTTTTTGTGAACGAAGAAGAATTAATGCATTTTTCTTACAATAGATTCTTAGAAAACCAAATTAGACGTGCGTTTCCATTTGAAGGAACACCAATTCACATCATTCCAAGACGTAGAAAATAA
- the rpsA gene encoding 30S ribosomal protein S1 — translation MSEFGFENVENTSMLDALDSVQEVQIGDVVQGEVLQIEDKQALVGIIGAGVEGVVPLKELSTLPVEDINEIISVGDVLDLVVITTIGKDKENGNYLLSKRRLDAKKIWADIEEDFKADRIIEAPITDVVKGGLVVDAGVRGFVPASMVEDHYVSDFSDYKGKTMTFKIIEIEPSENRLILSHKAIVEAEKAELKDKLLADITEGAVLNGKVARLTDFGAFVDLGGIDGLVHVSEISHAHVAKPEDALSVGDEVDVKVLSVDADNERISLSIKETQPGPWENVAEKFVVGSVISGVVKRLTSFGAFVEIAPGVEGLVHISQISHKHIATPHEVLTEGQEIEVKVLEVKPEEHRIALSIKALEEKEEPIVEEEIVEVYEPEEDSGFTLGDLLGKDLELSEEE, via the coding sequence ATGTCAGAATTTGGTTTTGAAAACGTAGAAAATACTTCAATGTTAGATGCGCTAGATAGTGTACAAGAGGTACAAATTGGAGATGTTGTCCAAGGAGAAGTTTTACAGATTGAAGACAAACAAGCTTTAGTTGGTATTATTGGAGCAGGCGTTGAGGGGGTAGTTCCACTTAAGGAATTATCAACATTACCTGTAGAAGATATCAACGAGATCATATCAGTAGGAGATGTTTTAGATTTAGTTGTTATTACAACAATCGGTAAAGATAAAGAAAATGGTAACTATCTATTATCTAAACGTCGTCTAGATGCTAAAAAAATCTGGGCTGATATCGAAGAAGATTTCAAAGCAGACCGTATTATCGAAGCGCCAATTACAGATGTTGTAAAAGGTGGTTTAGTAGTTGACGCGGGTGTTAGAGGATTCGTGCCTGCTTCTATGGTTGAAGACCACTATGTTTCGGATTTTTCAGATTATAAAGGCAAAACAATGACATTTAAAATTATTGAAATTGAGCCATCAGAAAATCGTTTGATTTTATCTCACAAAGCGATTGTTGAAGCTGAAAAAGCTGAACTTAAAGATAAATTACTAGCAGATATTACTGAAGGTGCTGTGTTGAACGGGAAAGTTGCTCGTTTAACTGATTTTGGTGCTTTTGTTGATTTAGGTGGCATTGACGGATTAGTTCACGTATCTGAAATTTCACATGCTCATGTAGCAAAACCTGAAGATGCGCTATCTGTTGGCGATGAAGTTGACGTGAAAGTATTATCAGTAGATGCCGATAATGAAAGAATTTCATTATCTATTAAAGAAACACAACCTGGACCTTGGGAAAATGTTGCAGAAAAATTTGTTGTAGGATCAGTTATTTCAGGTGTTGTTAAACGTCTAACAAGCTTTGGTGCTTTTGTTGAGATTGCTCCTGGTGTTGAAGGTCTTGTACATATTTCACAAATTTCACATAAACATATTGCGACACCGCATGAAGTTTTAACAGAAGGTCAAGAAATAGAAGTAAAAGTGTTAGAAGTGAAACCAGAAGAACATCGTATTGCTTTAAGCATTAAAGCTTTAGAAGAAAAAGAAGAACCAATTGTAGAAGAAGAAATCGTTGAAGTATACGAACCTGAGGAAGATTCAGGCTTTACTTTAGGTGATTTACTTGGAAAAGATTTAGAACTTTCTGAAGAAGAATAG
- the cmk gene encoding (d)CMP kinase, protein MTKKISIAIDGPASAGKSTVAKLLAKKLNYVYVDTGAMYRVITYATLKNNINPSDEKAIVKLLETIEIGFQSNDDAPQTVLMNGEDVTEVIREDLVTNNVSQVSAHEQVRKILVARQQEIGRNGGVVMDGRDIGTAVMPNAELKIFLVASVEERAERRYKENLAKGMDVDFEKLKQEIADRDHKDMTRDVSPLIQAEDAKLIDTTGMSIEKVVNTIESYLVI, encoded by the coding sequence ATGACCAAAAAAATTAGTATTGCAATTGATGGTCCAGCTTCAGCTGGAAAAAGTACAGTAGCAAAATTATTAGCAAAAAAATTAAATTATGTTTATGTTGATACAGGAGCAATGTACCGCGTGATAACATACGCAACGTTGAAAAATAATATTAATCCTTCTGATGAGAAGGCAATTGTTAAGTTATTAGAGACGATTGAAATAGGTTTTCAATCTAATGACGATGCCCCTCAAACAGTTCTGATGAACGGTGAAGATGTAACAGAAGTGATTCGTGAAGACTTAGTTACAAATAATGTATCGCAAGTTTCTGCCCATGAACAGGTGAGAAAGATTTTAGTGGCCCGTCAACAAGAAATAGGACGTAATGGTGGTGTCGTAATGGATGGCCGTGATATAGGGACAGCTGTTATGCCAAATGCAGAATTAAAAATCTTCTTAGTAGCGAGTGTTGAAGAACGTGCAGAAAGACGTTATAAAGAAAACCTTGCCAAAGGGATGGATGTTGACTTTGAAAAACTTAAACAAGAAATTGCAGATCGTGATCATAAAGATATGACACGTGATGTGTCACCGTTAATTCAAGCAGAGGATGCCAAACTAATCGATACAACTGGCATGTCAATTGAAAAGGTTGTCAATACCATTGAATCGTATCTTGTGATATAA
- a CDS encoding LysM peptidoglycan-binding domain-containing protein, whose translation MDKNDNKREPWEEPIYDTESEDEYSRSGKKNNSKGNAGFITVLLALLIAIVLLIVFIFVQATRTPESSLKNEPGIAIQTTESSTKASASSTSEEASKTKETKTVDSESVAKEKEDKEKSEEEAAKAKEAQEQAEAERLAAEKQAQEEAARVQAEQEQQAAAEQQAAQQVEQNQAEQQVETPATPETAGAAGTYTVQPGEGIYRAAINAGVSMETLMQLNGLTQDSPLSAGQVLRTK comes from the coding sequence TTGGATAAAAACGATAACAAACGCGAGCCGTGGGAAGAACCTATTTATGATACAGAGTCAGAGGATGAATATTCTCGTTCTGGTAAAAAAAATAATTCTAAAGGGAACGCGGGATTCATTACAGTCTTGTTGGCATTATTAATAGCCATTGTGTTACTGATTGTTTTTATTTTTGTGCAAGCAACACGTACACCTGAGTCATCATTAAAAAATGAACCAGGTATTGCTATTCAAACAACAGAGTCAAGTACGAAAGCGAGTGCTTCTTCTACATCAGAAGAAGCCAGCAAAACGAAAGAAACAAAAACAGTTGACTCTGAGAGTGTAGCAAAAGAAAAAGAAGACAAAGAAAAGTCTGAAGAAGAAGCAGCTAAAGCTAAAGAGGCACAAGAACAAGCTGAAGCTGAAAGATTAGCAGCTGAAAAACAAGCACAAGAAGAAGCGGCTAGAGTACAGGCTGAGCAAGAACAACAAGCGGCAGCAGAGCAACAGGCTGCTCAACAAGTTGAACAGAACCAAGCAGAACAACAAGTAGAAACACCAGCAACACCTGAAACTGCAGGAGCAGCGGGTACGTACACTGTTCAACCAGGTGAAGGAATTTACAGAGCAGCTATTAATGCAGGAGTTTCAATGGAAACATTAATGCAATTAAATGGTTTAACACAAGATTCACCATTATCAGCTGGTCAAGTGCTAAGAACTAAATAA
- a CDS encoding RecQ family ATP-dependent DNA helicase, translating to MDPVIKTLRHRFGFETFREGQEETIRTIISTRHVLSILPTGSGKSLCYQLTSYLLTGQTIIVSPLISLMEDQVRRLIKQGEKSVVSINGQLSAEERQWIFERLATYKFIFVTPESLMNKELIYRLKRLSISLFVVDEAHCISTWGIDFRPDYERLHTVIHQLSSPRVLALTATATSHVIKDIEQKLYLNKPVHVIKTTVNRPNIYYHVEETNGTTNKNDWLESFVKQYAGPGMIYCTTRKDAEGVYRFLKDNTSVKIAYYHGGMNGVERANVQEQFIKGQLDCLVATSAFGMGVDKADIRYVIHYQLPNSLEAFVQESGRAGRDGKQSVSVVLFDEKDQRIHHYFRKELENEWQTFTQLTSLKDVSKENYSDIQVKWLEYQSNEQSSKEELEQRIQQRLLEKQLQVSEMMTFLTTATCRRQIISDYFEEPAFPHQDICCDNCNELNNESFPIDYFQTKNENNTIIGLKPQEIIKKLFNS from the coding sequence ATGGATCCAGTTATTAAAACGTTAAGACATCGCTTTGGTTTTGAAACCTTTAGAGAAGGTCAAGAAGAAACTATCCGAACGATTATTTCTACACGTCATGTATTAAGTATCCTTCCAACTGGGAGCGGTAAGTCACTCTGTTATCAACTGACAAGCTATTTACTTACTGGTCAGACGATTATTGTTTCTCCGCTTATTTCTTTGATGGAGGATCAAGTTAGACGGTTGATAAAACAGGGTGAAAAAAGTGTCGTTTCAATCAATGGTCAATTATCTGCCGAGGAACGTCAGTGGATTTTTGAACGTTTAGCAACATACAAATTTATTTTTGTTACGCCAGAATCGTTGATGAATAAAGAATTAATCTATCGTTTAAAACGTTTGTCGATTTCTTTATTTGTTGTTGACGAAGCTCATTGTATCTCAACATGGGGGATTGATTTTAGACCGGATTATGAGCGATTACATACCGTTATTCATCAGTTATCCAGCCCTAGAGTATTGGCATTAACTGCTACAGCGACGTCTCACGTGATAAAAGATATTGAGCAGAAATTATATTTAAATAAACCAGTGCATGTAATAAAAACAACTGTTAATCGTCCCAATATTTATTATCATGTAGAAGAAACGAATGGAACGACCAATAAAAATGACTGGTTAGAATCGTTTGTTAAACAATACGCTGGCCCTGGAATGATTTATTGCACAACAAGAAAAGATGCTGAAGGGGTTTATCGTTTTTTGAAGGATAATACGTCAGTTAAGATAGCTTATTATCATGGTGGGATGAACGGCGTGGAACGAGCTAATGTGCAAGAACAGTTTATTAAAGGACAATTGGATTGTTTGGTTGCGACAAGTGCTTTTGGAATGGGGGTTGACAAAGCGGATATACGTTATGTAATTCATTATCAGTTACCTAATAGTCTGGAAGCATTCGTGCAAGAATCCGGTAGGGCTGGTAGAGATGGTAAACAATCGGTTTCTGTCGTTCTTTTTGATGAAAAAGATCAACGGATTCATCACTATTTTAGAAAAGAATTAGAAAATGAATGGCAAACATTTACGCAATTAACGTCATTAAAAGATGTTTCGAAAGAAAATTATTCAGATATTCAAGTTAAATGGTTAGAATATCAATCTAACGAACAATCCAGCAAGGAAGAATTAGAACAACGTATTCAACAACGATTACTTGAGAAACAATTGCAAGTGTCGGAAATGATGACTTTTTTAACAACCGCTACATGTCGTCGTCAAATAATCTCAGATTATTTTGAAGAACCAGCGTTTCCTCATCAAGATATTTGTTGTGATAATTGTAACGAATTAAACAACGAATCATTTCCAATCGATTATTTTCAGACAAAAAATGAAAATAACACAATTATTGGCTTAAAACCCCAAGAAATTATAAAGAAACTGTTTAATTCATAG